Within the Thermosynechococcaceae cyanobacterium Okahandja genome, the region GACGGCATTAGGGCCTACGCGACTCCTCCCGAAGCCAGTAGTGGCACTCTGCCCCCTCAGGTTGACTATCTCGACACCAACGAGTTTCCCCTCGATTTACCGGCCCCCCTCAAGGCAAAGCTGGCTCAGCAATACCTCGAAGCCCTCGCCACCAACCGCTATCCCGACAGTAGTCACTGGCACCTGAAGCAGGCGATCGCCACCTATGTCAGCGAGCACAGTAGCGAACCGCTGACCCCCGCCCAAATTGCCGTGGGCAATGGCTCTGACGAACTCATTCGTTCATTGCTCTTGGCCACCGCGCTGGGGGGACACGGCTCCATCCTAGTCGCCGACCCCACCTTCTCGATCTACGGCATTCTTGCCCAAACCTTGGGGATTCCCGTCCATCGGGCAGGGCGAGATGCGGAAACCTTTGCGGTTGACATTGGCAGTGCTGAGGCGCTAATGGCTAAGGCGACTCCCCCCGTGCGGCTGCTCTTTATGCTCCAGCCTAATTCCCCCACGGGTAATGCCTTAACCTCGGCGGAGGTGGCTTGGTTGCGGCAATTACCTCCAGACCTGTTGGTGGTGATTGATGAAGCCTACTTTGAGTTTTCTGGCAAAACGCTGCTCCCAGAACTGGCAGCGCACCCCAACTGGTTGATTCTGCGCACGTTTTCCAAGGCACTACGCCTTGCTGCCCATCGGGTGGGTTATGCCATTGGCGCCCCCACGGTCATCGAAGCATTAGAGAAGCTGCGCCTGCCCTACAATTTGCCGAGTTTTTCCCAACTGGCGGCCTGTATGGCCCTAGAGCATCGGCAAGAGCTGCTGGCGGATATTCCCCAAGTGATTGCCGAGCGCGAGCGATTGTACGCTCAACTGCAAACCTGCCCCCACCTGCGAGTGTGGCCGAGTGTGGCCAATTTTCTCTTTTTCCGCCTAGCAGATCCGGCTCACACCCAACCCCTGTGCCATGCCCTCGAACAGGAAGGAACCCTCGTGCGCCCCATTGCTGACGGCATTCGCGTCTCCATTGGCACTCCAGCAGAAAATGAGCGGTTTTGGCAGCGGTTGCAGGCGTACCTCTCCACCCTATCTGGTTGAGGGTTGATGGGGCGTTGCAGAGTATGACAAATAGGAATTGCGCTTCTTAGAATAGATAAAATTCAAATCAGTGGTTGTGGCTGCGGTTGTACAGTGATCATCTTAAATCTCCTTGATCCGTGGAAGCGAACCCCTGTTAAAACGTGGCGATTTCCCATCAAAACAACGATTCGGATTGGTCGTGCCGCAGACAACGATGTGATTCTCAACGATATTCTGATCAGCCGTTACCACGCAGAGCTTGGCTGCTATCGCGATCCAAAAAATTTAGGGCGCTGGTACCTGAAAAGCTTGGGGGCGATCGGTACCTTTGTGGATGGTCGCTTGGTCGATGAGAGTAAACTGGCGACCGGCAGTCTGATTCAACTAGGGCCGACAGGACCCATTTTAGAGTTTCGTGAACAAAGTTTTCGCCGCAGTACGCCCACCCTCAGTGAGTGTACCCATGCGGGCAATGTGCCGGGGAATTTGTTCTGTATTCACTGTGGTGAGCCGCTGAATATTCAGCGTACCGTTCGCAACTACCACATCTTACGGCTATTGGGTCAAGGGGGGATTGGTACGACCTATCTGGCCTGTGAGGCACGACCCGCCGGTGGGTTTGGCACGAAGGTGCCGGAAGTGCGGGTGCTCAAGGAACTAAAGGCAGACATGGTCGAGAATGAGAAAGCACAAGAGCTCTTTGAGCGGGAGGGGCGCATCCTCCAAATGCTGGATCATGCGGGTATTCCGCGGTTTTATGACTTTTTTATTGAAGAGGGCAAAAGTTATTTGGTGATGGAGTTAATCCATGGTTTAGATTTAGAGCGCTGGGTACTGCGCAACGGTACCGTGCCAGTGCCGCAGGCCATTCAATGGATGATCCAGACCTGTGGCGTGCTGGACTATCTCCACAATCAAGATCCGCCAGTCATCCACCGCGACCTTAAACCCAGTAACCTCTTGGTGCGATCGCGCGATAACCAAGTGGTTCTGATTGATTTTGGGGCTGTGAAGGAGTTGGGGCACTCCCCCAGTGGCACCCGTATTGCCGTGGAGGGATACAGTGCCCCTGAGCAAATGAGGGGGCAGCCAGTCGTACAGTCGGATTTGTTCGCTGTGGGGGCAACCCTTGCCTTCTTGTTATTGGGGGATAGCCCCATTCGCTTTTACCGTCACCACGAGGGGCAGCACCGCTTAGATGTTAGCGATCGCCCCACTATTCCCGAAGCCCTCAAGCAGGTGATTCACCGGGCCACTGCCCCCCTTGTCAGCGATCGCTACCCGTCGGCGATCGCCCTTGCCCAAGCCCTAAAAAAATGTCTGGCTAACGCCACCCCTGCACCGGTACCGATTGCCGACAATCCACTTTGAGAGACAGATAAGATACAGACAGATACAGTTCTGCCAAGATCTGCTAACCCAGACTTAGGCACTCCATAATGGATAAGGTTGGCAATTCGTGGTTTCGCAGATGAAACACTTGCGTCTAAGCACACTTTTACCGCGGCTCGTTGCCCTGTTGGCACTGTTCCTGCTGTTGAGTTGTGCTCCACCCTCGTCCGTTGCTGACACTAGTTCGATTCCCGGAGCACAGAGTAGTACACCCATGACAAATTTACCCCGCCTGAATGGTGATGCCACCGTTGTCCTAACGGTGAAGGATCGCCCCATTACCATTCAGGTCAATGGTGCCGCCGCCCCGATTACCGCTGGCAATTTCGTTGATCTGGTCAATCGTGGCGTTTACGATGGCACCGTATTTCATCGCGTTGTCCGCGAGCCACAGCCCTTTGTGGTGCAGGGGGGCGATCCCCAAAGCACGGATCCCAGCGTGTCGCCCCAACTGTATGGCACAGGCTCATTCGTTGATCCGGCCACAAACCGCCCCCGCTACATTCCCCTAGAAATTTTAGGGAAGGGCAGTAGCACCCCCACCTACAGTCAAGCGGGCAAGGTGTCACCGCAACTGAATCATACCCGTGGGGCTGTGGCCATGGCGCGCTCCCAGTTGCCTGATTCCGCCTCGGCACAGTTTTATATTGCCCTACAACAACTGGACTTTTTAGATGGGAATTACGCCGTCTTTGGCTATGTTACCGATGGTATGGATGTGGTCGATAGCATTCAACAGGGCGATCGCATTCAATCCGCTAAAGTCGTGGCTGGGTTGGAGCATTTAGAACAGCCATAGTGCCACGGCGGCGAAACCGTTGGCGCAGGGTGGGCAGTAGCCGTAAGCACAGACCATAGGCCAGCAAACCGGCGACTACTCCCACCCCAACACTGCCGAACATGAGAATGGTGGCCAGTTGTCCCCCTTGCTCGATGAGGGACACCCAAGAGGTAACCCCCGTTAGGTTGAGGGGGGGCTGA harbors:
- a CDS encoding histidinol-phosphate transaminase; translated protein: MATFLRPELDGIRAYATPPEASSGTLPPQVDYLDTNEFPLDLPAPLKAKLAQQYLEALATNRYPDSSHWHLKQAIATYVSEHSSEPLTPAQIAVGNGSDELIRSLLLATALGGHGSILVADPTFSIYGILAQTLGIPVHRAGRDAETFAVDIGSAEALMAKATPPVRLLFMLQPNSPTGNALTSAEVAWLRQLPPDLLVVIDEAYFEFSGKTLLPELAAHPNWLILRTFSKALRLAAHRVGYAIGAPTVIEALEKLRLPYNLPSFSQLAACMALEHRQELLADIPQVIAERERLYAQLQTCPHLRVWPSVANFLFFRLADPAHTQPLCHALEQEGTLVRPIADGIRVSIGTPAENERFWQRLQAYLSTLSG
- a CDS encoding protein kinase, whose protein sequence is MIILNLLDPWKRTPVKTWRFPIKTTIRIGRAADNDVILNDILISRYHAELGCYRDPKNLGRWYLKSLGAIGTFVDGRLVDESKLATGSLIQLGPTGPILEFREQSFRRSTPTLSECTHAGNVPGNLFCIHCGEPLNIQRTVRNYHILRLLGQGGIGTTYLACEARPAGGFGTKVPEVRVLKELKADMVENEKAQELFEREGRILQMLDHAGIPRFYDFFIEEGKSYLVMELIHGLDLERWVLRNGTVPVPQAIQWMIQTCGVLDYLHNQDPPVIHRDLKPSNLLVRSRDNQVVLIDFGAVKELGHSPSGTRIAVEGYSAPEQMRGQPVVQSDLFAVGATLAFLLLGDSPIRFYRHHEGQHRLDVSDRPTIPEALKQVIHRATAPLVSDRYPSAIALAQALKKCLANATPAPVPIADNPL
- a CDS encoding peptidylprolyl isomerase, whose product is MTNLPRLNGDATVVLTVKDRPITIQVNGAAAPITAGNFVDLVNRGVYDGTVFHRVVREPQPFVVQGGDPQSTDPSVSPQLYGTGSFVDPATNRPRYIPLEILGKGSSTPTYSQAGKVSPQLNHTRGAVAMARSQLPDSASAQFYIALQQLDFLDGNYAVFGYVTDGMDVVDSIQQGDRIQSAKVVAGLEHLEQP